In Vitis vinifera cultivar Pinot Noir 40024 chromosome 4, ASM3070453v1, the genomic window ATGGgattgaaaaaaaggaaagaaatgaggtaatttttatttctttatttattttttattttaaagtttgaGTTTAACCATTTCTCTCTAATGCTATTCCCTTTCCAAATAGAGTATGTAGTGGGCGAAGTTTGCAACCAAACAAGAAAGTTTAGGAtttcttccaatttttaaaattttcctaaatGGAGCTTAAAGTGCATTTGGATCTCATGAACCgatgagaaagtgaaagaaaacaaaggagAATGACTTCTCATTGTTTATCATATACCAAAAAAGGGTggggaaaataaaacactagGTAGGGGATTCCaaatttttgtctttcttttttacCATAAAAAGGGTGAGGAAAGTTAGAGAAAAAAGGGGAAACTTTGATCTGTGAAGATGCCTTCTCTGTCTTTGAGATGAATTCGTTCAACACTGTTTCCATGGTTTCCTATTGACAAGAATCATCGATAGCTTTCTACTGGCTACTACCATCACTCTAGCAAtctttgaatatatttgatattttccttCTCAAACCTCACTTTCCCAACCTGTATCTGAATCACCTCTATCTTGCCCACTCCGTTCAAACCACactcctttttctctcttttcctaGTTTGCACAAGCCTAGGTTTGTGGCATGTGGAACCAGAGTGGTTGGAGAAATCTTGCTTTTGAATGGTACCccatgaagaagaagacgatGAGGAAGAGTTTGACTGGTTTTGGTGGGAGTAAGAGAAGGGGCATGGGGTTTTAGTTTTGGTGATGGTAATGAGGTTGATTAGCTTTCAATCATTGATAATGACTTCATTATAGTTGCTGTTATCATGTTTTGGTGGTGGTGATGCTGAAGAGATCGAGTAGCTTTTAGTTGTTGGACATAGCTTCAGTATGGTTGTTGTAGTTGCAGAAGATATAACACTAGAGTGAGAGAGGGGAGAGAGGAGAGGATTTTGCTTTTTTGGataagtaaacaaaaaaaatatatttataattaaaaattatagaccAAGGTACACAGGTTGTATACAAAAGACAATAGCTAGGTCCTCCACATTTCCTACTCCTTTCTCTCGTCCAATTGGGATGAACTTACTATTctccaaattgatttttaaacccAAAATTGCCTCAAACTGCATGAAAGACCTGCTCAAATGCTCTAAATGTTCTTGATTGGCATCATAGAGGATAAGATTGTCATTAGTATAGGGCACCTCCATTTCCTCATCTCCTCTTCCACTAATTGTGAAACTTGTGATGAAGCCCCATTCCTTTGCTCTATTCAAATTACAAAAGATTGCTTCCATAGAGAAGATGAAGAGCTATGGGGAAAGTGGGTCACCTTATCTCAAGCCTCGAGAACTATGGACAAAACTTCATGGAGTTCACTATCCTAGACGGAGAAGTGAGCTGTAGATATGCACCACttataaaatagataaaattcaacaaataaagaaaatactaataaaatcacataaaaattgaataataagaaaaccataaaattcataataataaaattataatttgtcATTGTTTGTAGTTtctaatttagttattttttctctcttctaaaaTTCGACCCTCTCATGgctttatcaaataatttttagcTCTACCATGACTATCACTTATATGATCCTTTAAAGATGCTTAAAATTTTAAGGATGTTTCAATAGTGGAAGTTTGGGAGGAGGTGGGAGATGATTGGCATTGGAGCCCTTATTTTCTCGAAAATGTTCAAGATTGGAGGTAGAAATGGTGGACGCTTTCTTTAAGTAGATCCAAGATACGATAACGCAAAGAGTTGTGAAATCAGTTAGTTTATAAATTGAATGAGGATGAGATGTTATCTCTAAGATCCTATTTTAATTCTTTGGCGCTAGTTTTTGAAGATCCTAGTTTAATTTAAAGAAGTTTGTCATTCTTGGGCTCCTCCAAAGGTGGTTTTCTTTTGTGTAGGAGGTGGTTTggagaaaattatgatattgGACTAGTTAAAGAGGGGAGGTGAGGTTATAGCTAATTGGTGTTGCTTGTGCGAGAGCAATGAGAAGTCCGCCAATCATATCCTTCTTCATTGAGGTGTATCTTATAGTCTTTGAcacctattattattattattattttttgagttttgcCTTTTACGATGAAAGATGCATTGTTAGGATGGTGtgggctttttatttttatttttattttttattcttttatgtgGATGTTCTTTCTTGAGTCTAGATTTTGCTAGGGAGTGGCTTGCTTATCATTGCTTGATTTTGTGGAGTAGGTGGGGTTGCactaatgtgtttttttttcctgttttttgcTCTTTGACAACCTTTATATACttgttatgtttttaataaattgttcttttgcttattgtttttatttatttttataattagaaGGCAGATGGCAACATTGTTTTAAGAATTGGATCGGTCATTGAAACAAAAAAGCTATTGATTCACGAATGGTCGGACCAGTGGTTGAATTGCAATCGAATTGATGACatcattaatatataatttatttattattaaaatttaatatttttaaataaattaaaaatcaataatatctatttttttttatctttgatactatcaaattaaatcatgcaTAAGTAtaaacatattaatattttaaattctattaaatgaaatatgtataatatttaaatgtgaatagattaaaaatgaatttaattttataattttttttttaaaattatattatttttatttaatattataaaatttcttagaaaagaatatagtttttttgtttGCCACGCTAAGCATCAAAATGTGTGTAGCTGAATGGTTCTCCATCCTTTGCCTAAGCTTCAGGTCCTGAGCTCAATTAtttctttcattgatttttctTGAGTTCTATTCTTGTCAATCCCAATCAATACTACATCAGATGAAGACAAGAATAAGAAGGCCCTTAAATATAGTATTCACCCAAGACAAGCTAAACGCGTGAATAAGGCATACCTAAGGTTCAAAAGTTTGTCTCCTATAGTTTAGGCACAAGGCACACGCCTGAGTAAAGTGAAATGTGATCTaggatgcatatcaattttagaaaatatgattcaaaatctagtcctataagttaaaaaaaattaagattccaaatatttaaaagaaacattcaataaaaaagtaatgaaattatataaattttaatatacaattacaaatttcaagaataaaagtgtttaaaaaggaaaagtaaagtCAACAAGATGCACCTTTTTAATAAGTTGCACGTCTTGGCAAGCGAGGTGCTATAACTAGAGAGTGGTTGCGCCTTGAGCTTAGGCATGTCTTTTAAAACTATGTCCTTCCCTTTGCTTTTCCTTTCACATTTGCTTGCCATTTTCTGCTATCCAAATGAAACTAAAGGATTTAATTTGTTAAGTTGGCTGATTTCAGCTCATACTGTAAGTTGCCGTTAGGCTGATAGTTGCTAAAACAACATATTTCTTAATAACAGTCCATCACAGAAATGTGTTACTAATGGAATCTAGATGATGTGGCCTTCTGTTTTCTTCATTGAGAGATTGACAAGtgacaatgaagaaaatattataaaaatgactGAAATTAAGTTTCCCATCTTATCGATAGTAAATGTCCGTTCGATTGGcccttttctaaaaatatactTGTAATACATTTATCACCTTGTGTATGTGTTAGAAAATTGGAAGTATCAATATATGTTTATTTCTTATGGTTTTCTAGTTAGCTTATCAACCTGCAATATATCTGAGTCACTGCAAAATGGATACTAGTAGTTTAGTAGCTCACCGCATGTTCCAAACAAAAACAGCAAAGAAAAAACCCAACATGTTAAGAATTTGGCCCATTTGTTGAACTTCattttttggttgaaaataTCCAAACTCATTGGTTTCTTCAATATTTCACTCTTAAGTCTTATTGAGTaacttataattattattttccaagAATATACACACTAACAATTGATTTATCTGGCCATGGATATGGATCTTATGATTCAAGAACCACAAGGTAAGAGAGGAAGATTGTACATTTTATATACTAAAATAGCAGGATTTTTTTATTGCTTGTTGAGATAAAGAAAGAGTTCTTATTATTGCTTTTATGGCTTGTTGCAAATTGGAAATCCTATTTTTGCATGTTGCTCAGTGTCCTATTCATGCTGCAGTGCCTCCCCATGGCAAGGATAGCTTTTGTTCCACGTTGTCAAAAAGTGATTCCAGCACTGAAACTGGCCATATAAATGCCTATAATGGTGGAAGTGGAGTAGAACCTCACTTACGCCATCCTGACACTAGCAATGAAGCCTCAAAAGCTCCTGCTTTGGGGCTCGATGAAACCTCAGAAGCTCCGGATTTGGGACTCCATGAAACCTCAAAAGCTCCTGCTTTGGAAACCAATCACATAAAGGAGTTACCTGTGGGCTCGTCAACCATTCAAACCTCATTTGTCTCTACTGCTGACACACACCAACAATCTGAACCACATACCCATCAGCATAGATTTTTCACGCCAGCTCAAATAAGTTCTGCTGTTGCAGCTTCAGAGAGCACCCGTATTCTGTGTTCAGTGGCAGCAGCCCTCTTAGTAGTTCTATCAAATTTAGGATTTCCTGGGTTGGGCAGCAACATCATAAAGAGCATCACAGCCACCAGGCCACTGTATCTACTTTTGCTGGCCAATCTAACGGTGGTGCTTGCACGGCTTCTTTCTGATAAGCAAGGAGGTTCAAATAGGGCAGGGAAAGTAGTAAATAAGGCTCCTTTGGAAAGCGGAAATGGTTGGGCTGACCAAGTAAGTAGGGCTTTGGAGGCAAGTTTGTTGTTGCAGAAGGTGGTCGATTCAGTTTTCATGGATTGCAGTTTCTATGCAATAGTTGTCATTTGTGGCCTCTGTCTGGGAAACTTATTCAGCTTATAAATGCACTTCTGATTTTGCTTTTACAGATTTACCAGTTCGGTGAACTTGTTTAACTCTTCCTGGAATGTAATTTTTTCCCCTTCAGTTGCTGAATTTGATATTTTAGCATGGTATATTTCATGAGTTAACAAAAGAAATTGTTTAGCATATAGCAGGCACAGTGTAGTTTAGTAGAGGTCAGATGCTGGGGATAATGTCACAGGCAGGGTAATGCGAGAACCCCTTCGGTTACGAAGCACGTTATGCTTGTTATTTAGAGCCATTGCGGGCTCTGGGTATATGAGCCACAGTTAATGAAATTGCCCAGAAACAATCATGCTGGTGGATATAGATAGCATTTCATCCCACCAGACTGTCTTGATTTTAAAACAGAACTAACTTATGTCATGAACCATAATTTCGATGATATCATCATCCATTCTTCTCTGATGCATAACCAGCAGCTTTAGTACCCTATATATAGCTttggaaaatggttttgaatCATCACCTGATGCAAATTCTTGAACCATATTGTCCACCTCAATTGAACTGCACCCTGGTGTCTTCTTCATGCTCTTACTTCTCATGAGTTTCCTCATCCTCGATACACCATCCCACTTTCCCAAGTCTGCATAAAGATTTGAAAGCAAGACATAGTTCCCTGTATCGGCTGGTTCAAGCTCTAGCAGATGCTCCATTGCAATGACTGCAATCTCGAGATTGCTGTGACTTCTGCAGGAACTCAATAACGAACCCCAAATAGCCGAATCCGGCTTCATTGGCATCTTCTTTATGAGTTCAAGAGCCTGATCAAGGCGCCCAGAAAGACCAAGAAGATTGACCAAACAACCATAATGCTCAACCCCTGGTTCTATATTGTAATCCCTTTTCATGGACTCGAAGTACCTCAATCCCTCATTCAAAAGGCCAGCATGGGCACAAGCTGATAAAAGACCGACAAAGGTGATGATGTTGGGTTCAATCTTTGCCTTCTGCATTTCTTGAAACAATTCAATAGCTTCATGAGCTCTTCCATGATTTGCTAGCCCTACTATCATCGTACTCCAAGATATCACATCCCTCTCATTCATCTGATCAAACAAGCGACGCCCTTCATCTATACTTCCACATTTTGCATACATTTCGATCAAAGCATTACAAACACAAATGTTGCGCAAAAACCCGGCTTTATCTGCATAAAAATGTATCCATTTCCCTAACTCAAGAGC contains:
- the LOC100264664 gene encoding uncharacterized protein LOC100264664, yielding MESSREARRRRILERGSDRLALITGRIQTLPSPSSSPASSPRPSDQDPRYPLPSPSSVPPHGKDSFCSTLSKSDSSTETGHINAYNGGSGVEPHLRHPDTSNEASKAPALGLDETSEAPDLGLHETSKAPALETNHIKELPVGSSTIQTSFVSTADTHQQSEPHTHQHRFFTPAQISSAVAASESTRILCSVAAALLVVLSNLGFPGLGSNIIKSITATRPLYLLLLANLTVVLARLLSDKQGGSNRAGKVVNKAPLESGNGWADQVSRALEASLLLQKVVDSVFMDCSFYAIVVICGLCLGNLFSL
- the LOC100264715 gene encoding pentatricopeptide repeat-containing protein At2g20540-like, which translates into the protein MARKLRALKIREMEDIFVPILKNCPNIVELKKIHAHIVKFSLSQSSFLVTKMVDVCNHHAETEYANLLFKRVADPNAFLYNAMIRAYKHNKVYVLAITVYKQMLGHSHGENPIFPDKFTFPFVVKSCAGLMCYDLGKQVHGHVFKFGQKSNTVVENSLVEMYVKCDSLDDAHKVFEEMTERDAVSWNTLISGHVRLGQMRRARAIFEEMQDKTIFSWTAIVSGYARIGCYADALEFFRRMQMVGIEPDEISLVSVLPACAQLGALELGKWIHFYADKAGFLRNICVCNALIEMYAKCGSIDEGRRLFDQMNERDVISWSTMIVGLANHGRAHEAIELFQEMQKAKIEPNIITFVGLLSACAHAGLLNEGLRYFESMKRDYNIEPGVEHYGCLVNLLGLSGRLDQALELIKKMPMKPDSAIWGSLLSSCRSHSNLEIAVIAMEHLLELEPADTGNYVLLSNLYADLGKWDGVSRMRKLMRSKSMKKTPGCSSIEVDNMVQEFASGDDSKPFSKAIYRVLKLLVMHQRRMDDDIIEIMVHDIS